Proteins encoded together in one Streptomyces umbrinus window:
- a CDS encoding DUF1737 domain-containing protein — MNTPPDGLPIYRVLTGPDDAAFCQRVSEAIGLGYELHKGPAITFNGENVIIAQALVWPTLS, encoded by the coding sequence ATGAACACACCACCAGACGGATTGCCGATCTACCGAGTCCTGACCGGCCCGGACGACGCCGCGTTCTGCCAACGTGTGAGTGAGGCGATTGGCCTTGGCTATGAACTGCACAAAGGCCCGGCCATCACCTTCAATGGTGAGAACGTCATCATCGCCCAGGCTTTGGTCTGGCCGACGCTGTCGTAG
- a CDS encoding dihydrofolate reductase family protein yields the protein MAGKVFFSVTMSLDGFIAPEERMDDPDRWMAQWMELQQWAFPQRFIRENLKLGEGGDEGRDNDIARETFERTGASVMGKRMFDLGEQAWPEEAPFHTPVFVVTHEKRDPWERPGGTTFHFVNDGIEIALDQAREGARDRDVRIAGGGATILEYVNAGLIDEFSITLSPVLIGSGIRLFEGVDAGRVALEPVRAEPTPRVTHLTYAVRER from the coding sequence AGCGCATGGACGACCCGGATCGCTGGATGGCGCAGTGGATGGAACTGCAGCAGTGGGCATTCCCGCAGCGGTTCATCCGGGAGAACCTGAAGCTCGGCGAGGGCGGCGATGAAGGGCGCGACAACGACATCGCGCGGGAGACGTTCGAGCGCACCGGCGCGAGCGTCATGGGCAAGCGCATGTTCGACCTCGGCGAACAGGCGTGGCCGGAGGAGGCACCGTTCCACACGCCGGTCTTCGTCGTGACGCACGAGAAGCGTGACCCCTGGGAGCGGCCGGGTGGGACCACCTTCCACTTCGTCAACGACGGCATCGAGATCGCACTCGACCAGGCCCGCGAGGGTGCCCGCGACCGGGACGTCCGCATCGCGGGCGGCGGCGCAACGATCCTGGAGTACGTGAACGCCGGCTTGATCGACGAGTTCTCGATCACGCTCTCACCCGTGCTGATCGGCTCCGGAATCCGCCTGTTCGAGGGCGTGGACGCGGGCCGCGTGGCCCTGGAGCCGGTCCGCGCGGAGCCGACACCGCGGGTGACTCACCTGACCTACGCAGTCCGGGAGCGGTAA